From one Candoia aspera isolate rCanAsp1 chromosome 17, rCanAsp1.hap2, whole genome shotgun sequence genomic stretch:
- the MTMR11 gene encoding myotubularin-related protein 11 isoform X1, producing the protein MLSMSKNSFKIKQPLPDTGPSSPKSPNMSGKRNGNFRSLQCIAGEYIQAAAGHVKKSSCSQDGEGYIPGTLYCTNLRVAFLPDSSPSTENGSCCPFVRSDYEVALPCIGKLVAVNSFTKAKVLTSTSTLKFIPEELVVYCRDFRVLRFQFHENGLGPQAFRVTMAIAQAQENSGKDSCYENIALKNLESSYLGRQDKQLQEEFSVLLFETLSDWEEELKRLGAASWRVSPVNERFDMSTSLPKYLWVPSRFLDNELKRVFVHFNERRIPRLCWHHPRGSDLLRAANFHTNSDPEKEDMRAIETLLFAGHSQCVIVEATADLPSLPEIQQSYSKLWNLSLCLTDGSIAPPDEKWLSGLESTRWLDHVRICLKKASEVTVLLAERSRSVVLQESDDRDLNCLLASLVQVLSDPHMRTIHGFQSLIQKEWVAAGHPFLQRLNVLHKNDQDESPVFFLFLDSIWQLLQQFPHSFEFTEAYLMAVYDSCFIPFSSTFLFNCQWERNRKNQNRLLNQLYTPINGWQENLCLEILQKGGYPVKNVEHTNLSTIWNWLLRSNPWQRAQFRNPWYNGNNFSNGGTLNKNFVLANSDKMEHSSSEKWTLYLFSKGSLSLQTHIFPWKNGTLSKKSSRRVQALETSREQDRSWKTKSSGSFIYHNGLLLLPSHTGTSIRLWKRCYLRGNPDVKVGLFASNIVSLTEELDLLQKRLTYLQARGSYSIALESAQGGQEPIKNTEKEKFSFALPLIMDGLPDHSWQM; encoded by the exons ATGCTTTCTATGTCTAAGAACTCCTTTAAAATTAAGCAGCCTCTTCCGGATACAGGG CCTAGTAGTCCAAAGTCCCCCAACATGAgtggaaagaggaatggaaaCTTTCGTTCTCTCCAGTGCATAGCAG GTGAATATATCCAAGCAGCAGCAGGTCATGTAAAAAAAAGCAGTTGTTCCCAAGATGGCGAAGGATATATTCCTGGCACACTTTACTGTACTAATCTAAGAGTGGCCTTCTTACCAGATTCCTCTCCAAGCACTGAG AACGGCTCTTGCTGCCCCTTCGTGCGCAGTGACTATGAAGTGGCCCTACCATGTATTGGGAAACTGGTGGCTG TGAACAGTTTCACAAAAGCCAAGGTGCTGACAAGCACATCTACGCTGAAGTTCATCCCTGAGGAGCTGGTCGTCTACTGCCGAGATTTCCGGGTGCTACGGTTCCAATTCCATGAAAACGGCTTAGGACCTCAGGCCTTCCGG GTGACAATGGCCATTGCACAAGCTCAGGAGAACAGTGGCAAGGACAGCTGCTATGAAAATATAGCTCTGAAGAATTTGG AGAGCAGCTACCTGGGCAGACAGGACAAACAACTGCAGGAAGAGTTCTCAGTACTGCTTTTTGAGACCCTCTCTGACTGGGAGGAGGAGCTGAAGCGGCTTGGTGCAGCTAGCTGGCGGGTCAGCCCGGTCAACGAGCGCTTTGATATGTCTACCAG CCTCCCCAAATACCTATGGGTGCCCAGTCGATTTCTGGACAATGAGCTGAAAAGAGTCTTTGTGCATTTCAACGAAAGACGGATCCCA AGATTGTGCTGGCATCACCCAAGAGGCAGTGATCTCCTTAGAGCAGCCAACTTCCACACTAACTCAGATCCAGAGAAGGAAGATATGAG GGCAATAGAAACATTATTGTTTGCTGGACATTCGCAGTGTGTAATTGTAGAAGCAACTGCTGACCTCCCCAGCCTTCCTGAGATCCAACAGTCTTATTCCAAACTCTGGAACCTGAGCCTTTGCCTGACCG ATGGATCCATTGCACCCCCTGATGAGAAATGGCTCTCAGGTCTGGAAAGTACACGGTGGCTGGATCATGTAAG AATATGCTTGAAGAAGGCCAGTGAAGTGACTGTACTACTAGCAGAGAGGAGTCGGTCAGTCGTACTGCAAG AATCAGATGACAGAGATTTGAATTGTTTGCTGGCTTCCCTAGTGCAAGTTCTTTCAGATCCTCACATGAGGACAATACATGGGTTCCAGAGCTTGATCCAGAAAGAATGGGTAGCAGCAGGCCATCCTTTCCTGCAGCGTCTCAATGTACTCCATAAAAATGACCAGGATGAG tCACCAGTATTTTTCCTGTTCCTGGATTCCATATGGCAACTGCTGCAGCAGTTCCCACATTCCTTTGAGTTTACAGAGGCCTACTTGATGGCTGTGTATGACAGCTGCTTCATCCCATTTTCCAGCACTTTCCTGTTCAACTGCCAGTGGGAACGAAATCGAAAGAATCAG AATCGTCTTCTTAATCAACTTTACACTCCTATAAATGGCTGGCAAGAAAACCTCTGTTTAGAGATCCTGCAGAAAGGAGGCTACCCTGTCAAGAACGTGGAGCATACAAATTTGTCCACAATTTGGAATTGGCTTCTCAGATCTAACCCCTGGCAGAGAGCACAGTTCAGGAACCCCTGGTACAATGGGAACAACTTCAGCAATGGAGGCACTTTGAACAAAAATTTCGTACTCGCAAATAGTGACAAG aTGGAACACAGTTCTTCAGAAAAATGGACCTTGTACCTCTTTTCCAAAGGCTCTCTCAGTTTGCAAACACACATTTTTCCTTGGAAAAATGGGACCCTCTCCAAGAAGAGTTCTCGTCGTGTTCAGGCACTGGAGACTTCTAGAGAACAGGACAGGTCTTGGAAGACCAAATCCAGTGGCAGCTTCATTTATCATAATGGACTGCTGCTTCTCCCATCACATACAGGGACTTCAATACGATTATGGAAAAGGTGTTATCTTCGGGGGAATCCAGACGTTAAG GTTGGCCTCTTTGCTTCCAACATTGTCAGTCTCACTGAAGAACTGGATCTTCTTCAAAAGCGGCTAACCTATTTGCAAGCAAGAGGAAGCTACAGCATAGCTCTGGAAAGTGCACAAGGAGGCCAAGAGCCcattaaaaatacagagaaagaaaagttcAGTTTTGCCCTCCCCTTGATAATGGATGGGCTTCCTGACCACTCATGGCAAATGTGA
- the MTMR11 gene encoding myotubularin-related protein 11 isoform X2 has product MKPSSPKSPNMSGKRNGNFRSLQCIAGEYIQAAAGHVKKSSCSQDGEGYIPGTLYCTNLRVAFLPDSSPSTENGSCCPFVRSDYEVALPCIGKLVAVNSFTKAKVLTSTSTLKFIPEELVVYCRDFRVLRFQFHENGLGPQAFRVTMAIAQAQENSGKDSCYENIALKNLESSYLGRQDKQLQEEFSVLLFETLSDWEEELKRLGAASWRVSPVNERFDMSTSLPKYLWVPSRFLDNELKRVFVHFNERRIPRLCWHHPRGSDLLRAANFHTNSDPEKEDMRAIETLLFAGHSQCVIVEATADLPSLPEIQQSYSKLWNLSLCLTDGSIAPPDEKWLSGLESTRWLDHVRICLKKASEVTVLLAERSRSVVLQESDDRDLNCLLASLVQVLSDPHMRTIHGFQSLIQKEWVAAGHPFLQRLNVLHKNDQDESPVFFLFLDSIWQLLQQFPHSFEFTEAYLMAVYDSCFIPFSSTFLFNCQWERNRKNQNRLLNQLYTPINGWQENLCLEILQKGGYPVKNVEHTNLSTIWNWLLRSNPWQRAQFRNPWYNGNNFSNGGTLNKNFVLANSDKMEHSSSEKWTLYLFSKGSLSLQTHIFPWKNGTLSKKSSRRVQALETSREQDRSWKTKSSGSFIYHNGLLLLPSHTGTSIRLWKRCYLRGNPDVKVGLFASNIVSLTEELDLLQKRLTYLQARGSYSIALESAQGGQEPIKNTEKEKFSFALPLIMDGLPDHSWQM; this is encoded by the exons ATGAAG CCTAGTAGTCCAAAGTCCCCCAACATGAgtggaaagaggaatggaaaCTTTCGTTCTCTCCAGTGCATAGCAG GTGAATATATCCAAGCAGCAGCAGGTCATGTAAAAAAAAGCAGTTGTTCCCAAGATGGCGAAGGATATATTCCTGGCACACTTTACTGTACTAATCTAAGAGTGGCCTTCTTACCAGATTCCTCTCCAAGCACTGAG AACGGCTCTTGCTGCCCCTTCGTGCGCAGTGACTATGAAGTGGCCCTACCATGTATTGGGAAACTGGTGGCTG TGAACAGTTTCACAAAAGCCAAGGTGCTGACAAGCACATCTACGCTGAAGTTCATCCCTGAGGAGCTGGTCGTCTACTGCCGAGATTTCCGGGTGCTACGGTTCCAATTCCATGAAAACGGCTTAGGACCTCAGGCCTTCCGG GTGACAATGGCCATTGCACAAGCTCAGGAGAACAGTGGCAAGGACAGCTGCTATGAAAATATAGCTCTGAAGAATTTGG AGAGCAGCTACCTGGGCAGACAGGACAAACAACTGCAGGAAGAGTTCTCAGTACTGCTTTTTGAGACCCTCTCTGACTGGGAGGAGGAGCTGAAGCGGCTTGGTGCAGCTAGCTGGCGGGTCAGCCCGGTCAACGAGCGCTTTGATATGTCTACCAG CCTCCCCAAATACCTATGGGTGCCCAGTCGATTTCTGGACAATGAGCTGAAAAGAGTCTTTGTGCATTTCAACGAAAGACGGATCCCA AGATTGTGCTGGCATCACCCAAGAGGCAGTGATCTCCTTAGAGCAGCCAACTTCCACACTAACTCAGATCCAGAGAAGGAAGATATGAG GGCAATAGAAACATTATTGTTTGCTGGACATTCGCAGTGTGTAATTGTAGAAGCAACTGCTGACCTCCCCAGCCTTCCTGAGATCCAACAGTCTTATTCCAAACTCTGGAACCTGAGCCTTTGCCTGACCG ATGGATCCATTGCACCCCCTGATGAGAAATGGCTCTCAGGTCTGGAAAGTACACGGTGGCTGGATCATGTAAG AATATGCTTGAAGAAGGCCAGTGAAGTGACTGTACTACTAGCAGAGAGGAGTCGGTCAGTCGTACTGCAAG AATCAGATGACAGAGATTTGAATTGTTTGCTGGCTTCCCTAGTGCAAGTTCTTTCAGATCCTCACATGAGGACAATACATGGGTTCCAGAGCTTGATCCAGAAAGAATGGGTAGCAGCAGGCCATCCTTTCCTGCAGCGTCTCAATGTACTCCATAAAAATGACCAGGATGAG tCACCAGTATTTTTCCTGTTCCTGGATTCCATATGGCAACTGCTGCAGCAGTTCCCACATTCCTTTGAGTTTACAGAGGCCTACTTGATGGCTGTGTATGACAGCTGCTTCATCCCATTTTCCAGCACTTTCCTGTTCAACTGCCAGTGGGAACGAAATCGAAAGAATCAG AATCGTCTTCTTAATCAACTTTACACTCCTATAAATGGCTGGCAAGAAAACCTCTGTTTAGAGATCCTGCAGAAAGGAGGCTACCCTGTCAAGAACGTGGAGCATACAAATTTGTCCACAATTTGGAATTGGCTTCTCAGATCTAACCCCTGGCAGAGAGCACAGTTCAGGAACCCCTGGTACAATGGGAACAACTTCAGCAATGGAGGCACTTTGAACAAAAATTTCGTACTCGCAAATAGTGACAAG aTGGAACACAGTTCTTCAGAAAAATGGACCTTGTACCTCTTTTCCAAAGGCTCTCTCAGTTTGCAAACACACATTTTTCCTTGGAAAAATGGGACCCTCTCCAAGAAGAGTTCTCGTCGTGTTCAGGCACTGGAGACTTCTAGAGAACAGGACAGGTCTTGGAAGACCAAATCCAGTGGCAGCTTCATTTATCATAATGGACTGCTGCTTCTCCCATCACATACAGGGACTTCAATACGATTATGGAAAAGGTGTTATCTTCGGGGGAATCCAGACGTTAAG GTTGGCCTCTTTGCTTCCAACATTGTCAGTCTCACTGAAGAACTGGATCTTCTTCAAAAGCGGCTAACCTATTTGCAAGCAAGAGGAAGCTACAGCATAGCTCTGGAAAGTGCACAAGGAGGCCAAGAGCCcattaaaaatacagagaaagaaaagttcAGTTTTGCCCTCCCCTTGATAATGGATGGGCTTCCTGACCACTCATGGCAAATGTGA